The sequence ttaatgataatgcatttggtaatggacttttcatcttaactggtatacattttagccatgttattgttggagctatccttgtattcttcactcaaagtatctatagttctttagttacttacatgcctacaagctctataatgctaagcaaatctaaaggtatgttatgcaagatctttacagaaccattcactattttatatctacactttgtagaaaccatgtggatattaatccacattacattctatctctaaatcatataaacggtcgtaaggtacgccggggataacaggtcagataatattgggagttctaatcctcggattgtatcagcacctccatgtcggctcattactcccttgttattgaacaagattcagttaggaacgctagttcaccgtcagatgtaatacgtgagctgggttaagaacgtctggagacagtttgttccctatctaccatattatctaattggtttaattttcttacaaacggcttttggtttgattgaattatcgcacccagataactccataccagtgaaccggtttgtaactccgcttcatatcgtacctgaatggtactttttagcatattatgcggtgttaaaagtaatcccatccaaaaccggtggtttgttagtatttatgttatcaacatgtcaatgaaatatcaacaacgatgaaacttatttggttaacataacaacatagaaggtaaagctggattacgttcaaactttacactggatacgtttcaatgttaacttactaaataccatgg is a genomic window of Besnoitia besnoiti strain Bb-Ger1 chromosome Unknown contig00191, whole genome shotgun sequence containing:
- a CDS encoding cytochrome c oxidase subunit iii subfamily protein (encoded by transcript BESB_033280) gives rise to the protein MTIMLSALSIVVSSVYLKNQHLYTSCTNIMTFTLVVAFLMLVCTEYLGLSLYINDNAFGNGLFILTGIHFSHVIVGAILVFFTQSIYSSLVTYMPTSSIMLSKSKGMLCKIFTEPFTILYLHFVETMWILIHITFYL
- a CDS encoding putative apocytochrome b (encoded by transcript BESB_033290) translates to MSAHYSLVIEQDSFVPYLPYYLIGLIFLQTAFGLIELSHPDNSIPVNRFVTPLHIVPEWYFLAYYAVLKVIPSKTGGLLVFMLSTCQ